One stretch of Candidatus Binatia bacterium DNA includes these proteins:
- a CDS encoding sulfatase-like hydrolase/transferase, whose amino-acid sequence MSRNPDRSSRLASRRWRYTPAAALLLAAAGVAAVSCNRQPAPKPGSVNVVLITIDTLRADRLSCYGYTKAKTPRIDSLAADGVLFERAYCDVPWTTPSMSSVHTGLYATHHGFKSTYQQLDEANTTLAESLKSKGYTTAAFIGSFPLASSFRLNQGFDVYDETFDTPSVVGGKAKVDEHVPDTFHKNVDDQRLFQFLKSRADAFREDAKVSDAAIEWLAKKPRQPFFLWAHYFGPHERSDESLGEQDAYNKTLRDYDPDLQKTDVAVGRLLDALARDGLDKNTLVILHADHGQSLGEHYYFGHGKNLFDPTLRIPLVMRFPEHLPAGKRVQTTARNIDIFPTVMELTGYGVPPGLDGTSLLAKARGETDGEVEMYCETYLPATEAFGKLVRLEDNSIQRVGFVRRGVRTPEWLYLVNEPSPFLDYSNPPPVPEYVQKKYRTEELYDLHKDPGQANNLIGKGSGVEAKMRNKLAEYQKSSRAPSARRELDEAAKERLRSLGYME is encoded by the coding sequence GTGTCGCGAAACCCCGATCGCTCATCCAGACTTGCATCCCGCCGGTGGAGATACACGCCGGCGGCGGCACTGCTGCTGGCGGCCGCCGGCGTCGCCGCCGTGTCGTGCAACCGTCAGCCGGCCCCGAAACCGGGCTCGGTGAACGTGGTCCTCATCACCATCGATACACTGCGTGCCGACCGGCTCTCGTGCTACGGCTACACCAAGGCCAAGACGCCGCGCATAGACAGCCTCGCTGCCGACGGCGTGCTTTTCGAACGGGCGTACTGCGACGTCCCGTGGACAACTCCGTCGATGTCGTCGGTTCACACCGGGCTTTACGCCACCCACCACGGTTTCAAATCCACCTACCAGCAGCTCGACGAGGCCAATACGACGCTGGCCGAGTCGCTGAAGTCGAAAGGCTACACCACCGCCGCGTTCATAGGTTCCTTCCCCCTCGCTTCGTCGTTCCGGCTGAACCAGGGTTTCGATGTCTACGACGAAACCTTCGATACCCCCAGCGTCGTCGGCGGCAAGGCCAAGGTCGACGAACACGTTCCCGATACGTTCCACAAGAACGTCGACGATCAACGTCTGTTCCAGTTCCTCAAGTCGCGCGCCGACGCTTTTCGCGAGGACGCCAAAGTCAGCGACGCGGCGATCGAGTGGCTGGCCAAGAAACCGCGGCAACCCTTTTTCCTCTGGGCGCATTACTTCGGCCCTCACGAACGTTCCGACGAGAGCCTCGGCGAGCAGGACGCGTACAACAAGACGTTGCGCGATTACGATCCCGACCTGCAAAAAACCGACGTCGCCGTCGGACGCTTGCTCGATGCGCTCGCCAGGGACGGCCTCGACAAGAACACGTTGGTCATCCTGCACGCCGATCACGGCCAGAGTCTCGGCGAGCACTACTATTTCGGTCACGGCAAGAACCTGTTCGATCCCACGCTGCGCATCCCGCTCGTCATGCGCTTTCCCGAACACCTGCCGGCCGGAAAGCGGGTCCAGACCACTGCCCGCAACATAGATATCTTCCCCACGGTCATGGAGCTGACGGGTTACGGCGTACCGCCGGGTCTGGACGGCACCTCGCTGCTGGCAAAGGCCCGCGGCGAAACCGACGGCGAGGTCGAGATGTACTGCGAGACCTACCTGCCCGCGACCGAGGCGTTCGGCAAACTGGTACGCCTGGAAGACAACTCGATCCAGCGTGTCGGGTTCGTCCGCCGCGGCGTTCGCACTCCCGAGTGGCTCTATCTGGTCAACGAGCCCTCGCCGTTTCTGGACTACTCCAATCCTCCGCCCGTGCCGGAGTACGTGCAGAAGAAATACCGCACCGAGGAACTGTACGACCTGCACAAGGATCCGGGACAGGCGAACAATCTGATCGGCAAGGGAAGCGGCGTCGAGGCCAAGATGCGAAACAAGCTCGCGGAATACCAGAAATCGAGCCGGGCACCGAGCGCGCGCAGGGAGCTGGACGAGGCAGCGAAGGAGCGGCTGCGCAGCCTGGGGTACATGGAATGA
- a CDS encoding glycosyltransferase family 39 protein, producing MSAYCTREPTTRANGDRGRHGAAWQLVAAALILAAFAAARTALLLTSYDANHNWEEPVFLFSATELLRDGMGQVFAHQDDLNHGGSVVLLLLAVPWVSLFGTSMVGLKGVAIVWATLTLTVLMTVAWRYFSPTVALLLGTFYLALSPTLARLDVTLVGSHPEAVLPCTLALGCYLAAVSRRAAGAAESAWISGALGLAAGVAMWVAYVSAMFVLPVVALHLLFARSRRAVAATGAGLLAGALPWAYQNLWLHPHGAIAWLAYLGPSGGTATSSDDVFAPLAVLAGSFGYPPPGGGILLGLLGGGLGLLWAAVLRRRWPGRLAASPAALLPFALAPVLGAVMLAWATLPLRPNEGYYHARFFVPMQVSLFWTLALAVDFAASSWGRGIAGAAVVAALLAGVWGQAPLFGAGNTYEPDFEKDRLDGCEVFGIAEWDRSGDAPGAIARLAVLSDPVCRQRAFAGLGWPMARRLIDDRNVEAARATLDAIGDRRLRFAACGGVLFYLDRSADSRLTPAARNALLQHVSRHCRSPRA from the coding sequence ATGTCCGCATATTGCACGCGCGAACCGACAACGCGCGCAAACGGCGACCGCGGGCGCCACGGCGCGGCGTGGCAACTCGTGGCCGCGGCGCTCATCCTCGCCGCCTTCGCCGCCGCTCGCACCGCGTTGCTCCTGACCTCCTACGACGCCAACCATAACTGGGAAGAGCCGGTCTTCCTGTTCAGCGCCACCGAACTGCTGCGCGACGGGATGGGGCAGGTGTTCGCGCACCAGGACGATCTGAACCACGGCGGATCGGTGGTGCTCCTGCTGCTCGCCGTGCCGTGGGTTTCGCTCTTCGGGACCAGCATGGTCGGACTCAAGGGCGTGGCGATCGTGTGGGCAACGCTGACCCTGACCGTACTGATGACCGTCGCCTGGCGCTACTTCTCGCCTACCGTCGCATTGCTGCTGGGAACGTTCTACCTCGCTCTCAGCCCGACCCTCGCCCGGCTCGATGTGACGCTGGTGGGTTCGCACCCGGAAGCCGTGTTGCCGTGCACGCTGGCGCTCGGCTGTTATCTGGCGGCGGTATCGCGGCGCGCCGCGGGCGCGGCCGAGTCGGCCTGGATCTCCGGCGCGCTCGGACTTGCCGCCGGCGTGGCAATGTGGGTCGCCTACGTCTCGGCGATGTTCGTGCTGCCGGTCGTGGCTCTCCACCTGCTCTTCGCTCGCAGTCGGAGGGCGGTTGCCGCCACCGGCGCCGGTCTGCTCGCCGGCGCGCTGCCTTGGGCTTATCAAAACCTGTGGCTGCACCCGCACGGAGCGATTGCCTGGTTGGCGTACCTCGGACCGTCGGGCGGAACGGCGACAAGTTCTGACGATGTGTTCGCGCCGCTCGCCGTGCTTGCCGGCTCGTTCGGTTACCCGCCGCCGGGCGGCGGGATCCTGCTGGGGTTGCTCGGCGGTGGGCTGGGGTTGCTCTGGGCCGCCGTGCTGCGGCGCCGATGGCCGGGCCGGCTGGCAGCCTCCCCGGCGGCGCTGCTGCCGTTCGCCCTCGCGCCCGTGCTCGGCGCCGTCATGCTGGCATGGGCCACACTGCCGCTGCGTCCGAACGAGGGCTACTACCATGCCCGGTTCTTCGTACCGATGCAGGTGTCGTTGTTCTGGACTCTGGCATTGGCGGTCGATTTCGCGGCGTCGTCATGGGGACGAGGCATCGCCGGCGCGGCGGTGGTGGCCGCGCTGCTGGCGGGGGTGTGGGGACAGGCCCCGCTGTTCGGCGCCGGCAACACCTACGAACCGGATTTCGAGAAGGACCGTCTCGACGGCTGCGAGGTGTTCGGCATCGCCGAGTGGGACCGGTCGGGGGATGCGCCGGGGGCCATCGCGCGCCTCGCCGTCCTGAGCGATCCGGTCTGCCGGCAGCGTGCCTTCGCCGGACTCGGCTGGCCGATGGCGCGCCGGCTCATCGACGATCGCAACGTCGAGGCAGCGCGCGCGACCCTCGACGCGATCGGCGATCGCCGCCTGCGCTTCGCGGCATGCGGCGGAGTCCTGTTCTATCTCGACCGCAGCGCCGACAGTCGGCTCACCCCGGCCGCGCGCAACGCGTTGCTACAACACGTGTCGCGGCATTGTCGTTCCCCCCGCGCATGA
- a CDS encoding SGNH/GDSL hydrolase family protein has product MPEQPRRPTRRIWTNVLLAILPTLVLLLVAEAVLRWTGAAERCPAFENSILWVCDPILGFKPNPGQAIDGQRLINGAGFRSREFGPKRAGVYRILALGDSGTFGVISPGSEGKLAYVDEPYPQRLDRLLAERQGAERAEVFNAAVPGYNSFHGALLLRSKLRDLQPDLIAVRFGWNDHAMSPAGESGAYRRMNAGVGRVAEDLLLRTALYPFSRRLGMELRRWLSADGEQGRALLPPAWKPDIPIGEYERNLQRIVELGRAEGAAVWLLTAPHAFVLGGRREAEDALPATSSAHRLLATNAIPSFDRLIEIHEAYAAATRTAGARLGVPVVDMAQLYADRGDPALFAPGDVLHPTDTGHALEAEALYERVLVELKGGDTTPAPRAGIPRGR; this is encoded by the coding sequence ATGCCGGAACAGCCTCGTCGGCCCACGCGGCGGATCTGGACGAATGTCCTTCTCGCGATCCTGCCGACGTTAGTGCTGCTCCTCGTTGCCGAGGCGGTGTTGCGGTGGACCGGAGCGGCTGAGCGCTGCCCGGCCTTCGAGAACTCGATCCTCTGGGTGTGCGACCCGATCCTCGGCTTCAAGCCCAACCCGGGTCAGGCGATCGACGGGCAGCGGCTGATCAACGGCGCCGGCTTTCGCAGCCGCGAATTCGGGCCGAAGCGGGCCGGCGTGTACCGTATCCTCGCTCTGGGTGACTCGGGTACGTTCGGCGTGATTTCCCCAGGGTCGGAGGGCAAGCTCGCATATGTGGACGAACCGTATCCACAGCGCCTGGACCGGCTCCTTGCCGAACGGCAGGGAGCCGAGCGAGCGGAGGTCTTCAACGCGGCCGTGCCGGGATACAACAGTTTTCACGGGGCGTTGCTGCTGCGCTCGAAGTTGCGCGATCTACAGCCCGATCTGATCGCGGTGCGCTTCGGATGGAACGACCACGCGATGTCACCGGCGGGCGAGAGCGGGGCGTACCGCCGGATGAACGCAGGCGTCGGGCGGGTGGCGGAGGATCTCTTGTTGCGCACCGCCCTGTATCCGTTCAGTCGCCGGCTGGGCATGGAGCTGCGCCGGTGGTTGTCGGCGGACGGCGAGCAGGGGAGGGCGTTGTTGCCGCCGGCGTGGAAGCCCGACATTCCGATCGGGGAGTATGAGCGGAACTTGCAGCGCATCGTCGAGTTGGGTCGTGCCGAGGGGGCGGCGGTATGGCTGCTAACGGCGCCGCACGCCTTCGTGCTCGGCGGGCGCCGCGAAGCGGAGGATGCCCTGCCGGCGACTTCATCGGCGCACCGGTTGTTGGCCACCAACGCGATACCCTCGTTCGACCGGCTGATAGAGATCCACGAGGCCTACGCCGCAGCAACCCGCACGGCAGGTGCGCGGCTCGGGGTGCCGGTGGTGGATATGGCGCAGCTCTACGCCGATCGAGGCGATCCGGCGCTGTTCGCCCCCGGCGACGTCCTGCACCCGACCGACACCGGCCACGCTCTCGAAGCGGAGGCTCTGTACGAACGCGTTCTGGTCGAGCTCAAGGGAGGCGATACGACACCCGCGCCCCGCGCAGGCATACCCCGGGGGCGCTGA